A part of Miscanthus floridulus cultivar M001 chromosome 6, ASM1932011v1, whole genome shotgun sequence genomic DNA contains:
- the LOC136459744 gene encoding small ubiquitin-related modifier 1-like, whose product MSGAGEEDKKPAEGGAHINLKVKGQDGNEVFFRIKRSTQLKKLMNAYCDRQSVDMNAIAFLFDGRRLRGEQTPDELEMEDGDEIDAMLHQTGGSVPGA is encoded by the exons ATGTCTGGAGCCGGTGAGGAGGAcaagaagcccgcggagggcggCGCCCACATCAACCTGAAGGTCAAGGGTCAG GATGGCAATGAGGTGTTTTTCCGTATCAAGAGGTCCACCCAGCTGAAGAAGCTGATGAATGCCTATTGCGACCGCCAGTCAGTGGACATGAATGCAATTGCATTCCTGTTTGATGGCCGCAGGCTTCGCGGCGAGCAGACCCCAGATGAG CTGGAAATGGAAGACGGCGACGAGATCGACGCCATGCTTCACCAGACTGGAGGCAGTGTCCCCGGCGCCTAG